In one window of Acidimicrobiales bacterium DNA:
- a CDS encoding EamA family transporter, which yields MAAALALLSALLFGAADFFGGTAARRTHVLVVVAASHLIGLALILAVAPAIAETVSGRDLAYGALAGLFGLLGIGLLYHCLSQGPMAVVAPITAISNFALPVLWGVAFGERLSAVNVVGVLLGLVAITLVSRGPNTGGVASPTRVPTTLLLEALLAGVGFAGFYIVMAATAEASFPWPLVSARVVAVGVALLLLVRVGRSPIPRRAEGGTAIVMAGLLDMMANLAILAAIHRGLLSLTVVLASLYPATTVILARTVLDERMSRSQVVGLFGALAAVACIVGG from the coding sequence GTGGCCGCCGCCCTCGCCCTCCTGTCCGCCCTGCTGTTTGGGGCCGCCGACTTCTTCGGCGGAACGGCGGCGCGCCGCACCCACGTTCTGGTGGTGGTGGCCGCCTCGCACCTAATTGGCCTCGCCCTGATCCTCGCAGTCGCCCCGGCCATAGCCGAGACCGTCTCCGGCCGGGACCTGGCCTACGGGGCCCTGGCCGGGCTGTTCGGACTTCTAGGCATTGGCCTCCTCTACCACTGTCTCAGCCAGGGTCCGATGGCTGTCGTGGCACCGATCACCGCCATCAGCAACTTCGCCCTTCCCGTCCTCTGGGGAGTGGCCTTCGGGGAGCGCCTCTCGGCGGTCAACGTGGTCGGGGTGCTCCTTGGACTGGTCGCCATCACCCTCGTCTCCCGCGGACCCAACACAGGTGGAGTGGCCAGCCCCACACGCGTTCCCACCACCCTCCTGCTGGAAGCGCTGCTCGCTGGTGTGGGATTCGCAGGGTTCTACATCGTCATGGCCGCCACCGCTGAGGCCAGCTTTCCCTGGCCCCTTGTCAGCGCCCGTGTGGTGGCGGTCGGTGTGGCACTCCTGCTGCTTGTTCGCGTCGGGCGCTCCCCGATCCCGAGGAGGGCCGAGGGCGGAACGGCCATCGTCATGGCCGGCCTCCTCGACATGATGGCAAATCTGGCCATCCTGGCGGCCATTCACCGTGGGTTGCTCAGCCTCACGGTGGTTCTTGCCTCGCTGTACCCGGCTACCACCGTCATCCTGGCCCGAACGGTCCTCGACGAGCGGATGAGTCGGAGCCAGGTGGTTGGCCTGTTCGGCGCACTGGCCGCCGTGGCCTGCATCGTCGGCGGATGA
- the uvrA gene encoding excinuclease ABC subunit UvrA: MSDRLIVKGAREHNLRDVDLDLPRDRLIVFTGISGSGKSSLAFDTIYAEGQRRYVESLSAYARQFLGQIDKPDVDFILGLSPAISIDQKSASRNPRSTVGTITEVYDYLRLLYARIGLPHDPETGERLVRQTPQQIVDRVLEMEEGTRFQVLAPVVRGRKGTYDTLLSDLAAQGFSRAIVDGEPHELGDDVDLARYEMHTIQVVVDRLVLRDGLERRLTESMETALALTEGVAEIQVVPRDADVDEDGQPAEPRTIVFSQHLSRPSDGKSFEDLAPRNFSFNSPYGACEHCNGLGSVFEVDPELVVPNADLSLSEGAIAPWSGGRNRYFARLIEAVAADQGIDPDMPWRKLSAKHRRTLLDGGIGGRVQVRYKNRFGRSRVYSANFEGVMPYLRRRHQDVESDVQREHFEGYMRQVACPDCGGARLNPLSRAVTIDGHSLAEVCGLSIAEAAAVLRDLELTDREAIIAEQVLKEVNARLGFLLDVGLDYLSLSRSAATLAGGEAQRIRLASQIGSGLVGVLYVLDEPSVGLHQRDNRRLIDTLERLRDLGNTVIVVEHDEETIRAADHVVDIGPGAGEHGGEVVHSGDLEGLLALEHSLTGQYLSGGKEILVPQVRRPADGDRLLLRGARENNLHDIDVEFPLGCFVAVTGVSGSGKSTLVNEILHKALMQRVYRSKVPPGLHRALEGSEGIDKVINIDQAPIGRTPRSNTATYTGVFDHVRKLFARTEESRIRGYQPGRFSFNVKGGRCEACSGDGTIRIEMHFLPDVYVACEVCKGQRYNRDTLDVRFKGRTIADVLDMSCDEALGFFQNQPSITRHMQTLVDVGLGYVRLGQSAPTLSGGEAQRVKLASELAKRPTGHTVYILDEPTTGLHFEDVRKLLGVLNRLVDHGNTVIVIEHNLDVVKTADWLVDLGPEGGDKGGSVVAVGTPEQVAQVPGSYTGRFLAGMLA; the protein is encoded by the coding sequence CCCGTTCCACGGTCGGCACCATCACCGAGGTGTACGACTACCTGCGACTCCTCTACGCCCGAATCGGCCTGCCCCACGACCCCGAGACCGGCGAGCGCCTGGTCCGCCAGACACCCCAACAGATCGTGGACCGGGTTCTGGAGATGGAGGAGGGCACCCGGTTCCAGGTGCTGGCACCGGTCGTGCGGGGGCGGAAGGGCACCTACGACACCCTGTTGTCCGACCTGGCAGCCCAGGGCTTCAGCCGGGCCATCGTGGACGGCGAACCCCACGAGCTAGGCGACGACGTGGACCTGGCCCGCTACGAGATGCACACCATTCAGGTGGTCGTGGACCGCCTGGTGCTGCGCGACGGGTTGGAGCGACGCCTCACCGAGTCGATGGAGACGGCGCTGGCCCTCACCGAGGGAGTGGCCGAGATTCAGGTGGTCCCCCGGGACGCCGACGTCGACGAGGACGGCCAGCCGGCCGAACCCAGGACCATCGTGTTCAGCCAGCACCTCTCCCGACCCAGTGACGGCAAATCGTTCGAGGACCTGGCCCCTCGGAACTTCTCCTTCAACAGCCCCTACGGCGCGTGCGAGCACTGCAACGGGCTGGGCTCGGTGTTCGAGGTGGACCCTGAGTTGGTGGTCCCGAATGCCGACCTGAGCCTCTCGGAGGGCGCCATCGCGCCCTGGTCGGGAGGCCGCAACCGCTACTTCGCCCGGCTGATCGAGGCCGTCGCCGCCGACCAGGGCATCGACCCGGACATGCCCTGGCGGAAGCTCTCGGCGAAGCACCGCAGAACCCTCCTAGACGGCGGCATCGGGGGTCGGGTCCAGGTCAGGTACAAGAACCGGTTCGGCCGCTCCCGTGTCTACTCGGCCAACTTCGAGGGCGTGATGCCCTACCTGCGACGCCGCCACCAGGACGTCGAGTCCGATGTCCAACGGGAGCACTTCGAGGGCTACATGCGCCAGGTGGCCTGCCCCGACTGTGGGGGGGCTCGGCTCAACCCCCTCTCGCGGGCCGTGACCATCGACGGACATTCCCTGGCCGAGGTCTGCGGCCTGTCGATCGCTGAGGCGGCCGCGGTCCTTCGGGACCTGGAGTTGACCGACAGGGAGGCGATCATTGCCGAGCAGGTCCTCAAGGAGGTCAACGCCCGGCTGGGCTTCCTGCTGGACGTGGGCCTCGACTACCTCAGCCTGTCCCGCTCTGCGGCAACCCTGGCCGGGGGTGAAGCCCAGCGGATCCGCCTGGCCTCACAGATCGGCAGCGGCCTGGTCGGCGTGCTGTACGTGCTGGACGAGCCGTCCGTCGGCCTCCACCAGCGGGACAACAGGCGCCTCATCGACACCCTGGAGCGGCTCCGTGACCTGGGCAACACGGTGATCGTCGTCGAGCACGACGAGGAGACCATCCGGGCAGCGGACCACGTGGTCGACATCGGACCCGGAGCCGGGGAGCACGGCGGCGAGGTGGTCCACTCCGGCGACCTGGAGGGCCTCCTGGCACTGGAGCATTCCCTCACCGGGCAGTACCTCTCAGGCGGGAAGGAGATCCTGGTACCGCAGGTCCGCCGCCCCGCCGACGGCGACCGATTGCTGCTGAGGGGTGCCCGCGAGAACAACCTCCACGACATCGACGTGGAGTTCCCGCTTGGCTGTTTCGTGGCGGTCACCGGCGTCTCCGGATCGGGCAAGTCGACCCTGGTGAACGAGATCCTGCACAAGGCCCTCATGCAGAGGGTGTACCGCTCCAAGGTGCCACCCGGACTCCACAGGGCGCTGGAGGGCTCCGAGGGCATCGACAAGGTCATCAACATCGACCAGGCGCCCATAGGTCGGACGCCACGGTCCAACACGGCCACCTACACGGGCGTGTTCGACCACGTCCGGAAACTGTTCGCCAGGACCGAGGAGTCCCGGATCCGGGGCTACCAGCCGGGCCGGTTCAGCTTCAACGTGAAGGGCGGACGGTGCGAGGCCTGCTCGGGCGACGGCACCATCCGCATCGAGATGCACTTCCTGCCCGACGTCTACGTCGCATGCGAGGTCTGCAAGGGACAGCGCTACAACCGGGACACCCTGGACGTGCGCTTCAAGGGCCGGACGATCGCCGACGTCCTGGACATGTCGTGCGACGAGGCGCTCGGCTTCTTCCAGAACCAGCCTTCCATCACCCGGCACATGCAGACCCTGGTCGACGTCGGGCTGGGCTATGTGCGCCTCGGACAGTCGGCTCCCACCCTGTCGGGAGGGGAGGCCCAACGGGTGAAGTTGGCCAGCGAACTGGCCAAGCGTCCCACCGGACACACCGTCTACATACTCGACGAACCGACCACCGGGCTCCACTTCGAGGACGTGCGCAAGCTGCTGGGCGTGCTCAACCGCCTGGTCGACCACGGAAACACGGTCATCGTCATCGAGCACAACCTGGACGTGGTCAAGACGGCCGACTGGCTGGTCGACCTGGGTCCGGAGGGTGGCGACAAGGGCGGTTCGGTGGTGGCCGTCGGGACGCCCGAGCAGGTTGCACAGGTTCCAGGGAGCTACACCGGCAGGTTCCTGGCAGGGATGCTGGCCTGA
- a CDS encoding class I SAM-dependent methyltransferase yields the protein MDDDAADADPWEEHAGWWQDSFTDGTDAEYTEQILPLAADLLAGYDRILDVGAGEGQISRLAAGLGASAVVGVDPAAAQVLAAVARAGGPSYLRAGADHLPFGDASFDAVVACLVFEHIEAVDEAIAEVARVLRPGGRFAFFLNHPLLQTPGSGWIDDQVLDPPEQYWRIGPYLVESIELEEVHKDVFLPFVHRPLSRYVNAMADHGMVLRRMHEPAPPEGFLARASEYREASTIPRLLVLVAEREA from the coding sequence GTGGACGATGACGCCGCGGACGCGGACCCGTGGGAGGAACACGCCGGATGGTGGCAAGACAGCTTCACAGATGGCACCGATGCCGAGTACACCGAGCAGATACTTCCGCTGGCCGCCGATCTGCTGGCCGGTTACGACCGAATTCTGGACGTGGGGGCCGGGGAGGGCCAGATCAGCCGCCTGGCGGCCGGCCTGGGAGCGTCGGCGGTCGTGGGCGTGGATCCCGCGGCGGCGCAGGTCCTCGCGGCCGTGGCCCGTGCTGGTGGCCCGTCCTACCTGCGTGCAGGTGCCGACCACCTTCCGTTCGGCGACGCCTCCTTCGACGCCGTGGTGGCCTGCCTGGTCTTCGAGCACATAGAGGCGGTCGACGAGGCCATCGCCGAGGTGGCCCGGGTGCTCCGGCCGGGTGGGCGGTTCGCCTTCTTCCTCAACCACCCCCTCCTCCAGACACCGGGTAGCGGCTGGATCGACGACCAGGTCCTGGACCCTCCGGAGCAGTACTGGCGCATTGGGCCATACCTGGTGGAGTCCATCGAGTTGGAGGAGGTCCACAAGGACGTGTTCCTGCCTTTCGTACACCGGCCCCTCAGCCGGTATGTGAACGCCATGGCCGACCACGGCATGGTGCTGCGACGCATGCACGAACCGGCACCGCCGGAGGGCTTCCTGGCCCGGGCGTCGGAGTACCGGGAGGCCTCGACCATCCCACGTCTCCTGGTCCTGGTGGCCGAGAGGGAGGCCTGA
- the rapZ gene encoding RNase adapter RapZ, translated as MSDLLVITGLSGAGRSEFAKDLEDLGWFVIDRLPPDIASKVADLALGGGSAWDRVAFVLRADLTGGETLRAVAELRETGERLRVVFLDCSTEALVRRYESSRRPHPFPVDEGLQDAIEAERDIMDPVRTAADLVLDTSDLNVHELRDRVSALYGEADDRPMRTTITSFGYKHGLPRDADLVFDCRFLPNPHWIPDLRPLSGRDGPVSEYVLAHEATQDFLDQLGDLLAVLMPSYVAEGKSYLSVAFGCTGGRHRSVAVAETVAEMLRGRGFDPVVSHRDVER; from the coding sequence ATGAGCGACCTACTGGTGATCACCGGCCTCTCGGGGGCCGGGCGCAGCGAGTTCGCCAAGGACCTCGAGGACCTGGGCTGGTTCGTCATCGACCGGCTACCCCCGGACATCGCCTCCAAGGTGGCCGATCTGGCGCTGGGAGGCGGCTCGGCGTGGGACCGGGTGGCGTTCGTGCTTCGGGCCGACCTGACGGGCGGCGAGACGCTTCGGGCGGTGGCCGAATTGCGGGAGACGGGGGAGCGCCTCCGTGTGGTGTTCCTGGACTGTTCGACGGAGGCGCTGGTGCGTCGCTACGAGAGCAGCCGGCGCCCGCACCCCTTCCCGGTGGATGAGGGGCTCCAGGACGCCATCGAGGCCGAGCGGGACATCATGGATCCAGTCCGGACCGCCGCCGACCTGGTGCTGGACACCTCCGACCTCAACGTCCACGAGCTGCGTGACCGGGTGTCGGCCCTCTACGGCGAGGCCGACGATCGACCGATGCGTACGACCATCACCTCGTTCGGCTACAAGCACGGCCTACCCCGGGACGCCGACCTGGTGTTCGACTGCCGGTTCCTGCCCAACCCACACTGGATACCCGACCTCCGCCCGTTGAGCGGGCGGGACGGCCCGGTCAGCGAGTACGTCCTCGCCCATGAGGCGACCCAGGACTTCCTGGACCAGTTGGGCGACCTGCTGGCCGTCCTCATGCCGTCCTACGTGGCCGAGGGCAAGTCCTACCTCTCGGTGGCCTTCGGGTGTACGGGTGGTCGACACCGTTCGGTGGCGGTCGCCGAGACGGTCGCCGAGATGCTCAGGGGCAGGGGCTTCGACCCGGTGGTGAGCCACCGCGACGTCGAGCGGTGA
- the uvrC gene encoding excinuclease ABC subunit UvrC has product MVERPVAGTVPDAPGSYQFRDAEGRVLYVGKAKSLRNRLNSYFGRRDRMANRTAQMLDEAATVEWIQVANELEALMLEFNLIQEHRPRFNVDLKDDKSYPFLAVTVGDEWPRPMVTRGKRKRGVRYFGPYGHAGAIRETLDLLLRTFPARTCSDSKFDEHQRMGRPCLLFHIEKCSGPCVGEVTAEDYAGIVSDLLRFLDGDTDEVVARLREEMADASEALEFEAAARLRDRLTSVLRVLEKQQMVAARHEDLDVIGLAGDELETAAQVFYVRRGRVVGRKGFVVDRAEDLDRGRLVAEVLSAHYREDPPQGIPREVLVPEDPDDGPLLAEWLAAERGRPVTIRVPKRGDRRSLLETVTRNAEEEFVRHRLKRAADHNTRARALSELQEALGLPEAPLRIECYDMSHLQGTDYVGSMVVMEDGLPAKSEYRHFKIRQVEGNDDYAAMAEVLTRRLTAFLEEQAVPLDERPGRFSYPPQLLLVDGGKGQLGVAERVVAEMGLGDRIPVASLAKQFEEVYRPGSSVPVRLERGSEALYLLQRIRDESHRFAIEYHRRLRSRRMTGSVLDGIVGLGPTRRKRLVAAFGGVRAVQRASLYDLKALSWLPDKVAAAVFAKVHRPG; this is encoded by the coding sequence ATGGTCGAACGTCCAGTGGCGGGCACGGTGCCCGACGCACCGGGGTCGTACCAGTTCCGCGATGCCGAGGGTCGAGTCCTGTACGTGGGCAAGGCCAAGAGCCTCCGGAACCGCCTGAACAGCTACTTCGGGCGGCGGGACAGGATGGCCAACCGTACGGCCCAGATGCTCGACGAGGCGGCCACGGTGGAGTGGATCCAGGTCGCCAACGAGCTCGAGGCCCTGATGCTGGAGTTCAACCTCATCCAGGAGCACCGGCCGCGCTTCAACGTCGACCTGAAGGACGACAAGTCCTACCCGTTCCTGGCGGTGACGGTGGGCGACGAGTGGCCGCGTCCGATGGTCACCCGGGGAAAGCGGAAGCGGGGGGTCAGGTACTTCGGGCCCTACGGCCACGCCGGGGCCATCCGGGAGACCCTCGACTTGCTGCTGCGTACCTTCCCGGCCCGGACCTGTAGCGACTCGAAGTTCGACGAGCACCAGCGCATGGGCCGGCCGTGCCTCCTCTTCCACATCGAGAAGTGCAGTGGCCCGTGCGTCGGGGAGGTCACAGCAGAGGACTACGCCGGAATCGTGAGCGATCTGCTGCGGTTCCTGGACGGCGACACCGACGAGGTGGTCGCCCGACTCAGGGAGGAGATGGCTGACGCCTCCGAGGCCCTCGAGTTCGAGGCGGCGGCCCGCCTGCGCGACCGGCTCACCAGCGTGCTGAGGGTGCTGGAGAAGCAGCAGATGGTGGCCGCCCGCCATGAGGACCTCGACGTCATCGGCCTGGCGGGCGACGAGTTGGAGACGGCGGCCCAGGTGTTCTACGTACGACGGGGACGGGTGGTGGGGCGCAAGGGCTTCGTGGTGGACAGGGCGGAGGACCTGGACCGGGGGCGGCTGGTGGCCGAGGTCCTGTCGGCCCACTACCGGGAGGATCCCCCGCAGGGGATACCCCGCGAGGTGCTGGTTCCCGAGGATCCGGATGACGGGCCGCTGCTGGCCGAGTGGCTGGCAGCCGAACGCGGTCGACCGGTGACGATCCGGGTACCGAAGCGAGGGGACAGGCGATCCCTGCTGGAGACCGTCACGCGCAACGCCGAGGAGGAGTTCGTGCGGCACCGCCTGAAGCGGGCAGCAGACCACAACACCCGGGCCCGGGCCCTGAGCGAACTGCAGGAGGCTCTGGGGCTGCCCGAGGCCCCGCTGCGGATCGAGTGCTACGACATGAGCCACCTCCAGGGCACCGACTACGTGGGCTCGATGGTGGTCATGGAGGACGGCCTGCCCGCCAAGTCGGAGTACCGGCACTTCAAGATCCGACAGGTGGAGGGCAACGACGACTACGCGGCGATGGCCGAGGTGCTCACCCGGCGCCTTACGGCCTTCCTGGAGGAGCAGGCCGTGCCCCTCGATGAGCGACCGGGTCGCTTCTCCTACCCACCACAACTGCTCCTAGTGGACGGTGGAAAGGGACAGTTGGGGGTGGCCGAACGCGTGGTCGCCGAGATGGGCCTGGGCGACCGGATCCCGGTCGCCTCGCTGGCCAAGCAGTTCGAGGAGGTGTACCGCCCAGGGTCGTCGGTGCCGGTTCGCCTGGAGCGCGGCTCGGAGGCGCTCTACCTGCTGCAGCGGATCCGTGACGAGTCCCACCGGTTCGCCATCGAATACCACCGTCGGCTCCGCTCCCGGCGCATGACGGGCTCTGTGCTGGACGGCATAGTCGGCCTAGGGCCGACCAGGCGGAAGCGCCTGGTGGCTGCCTTCGGCGGGGTGCGTGCCGTACAGCGTGCATCGCTGTACGACCTGAAGGCGCTGTCGTGGTTGCCGGACAAGGTGGCTGCAGCGGTCTTCGCCAAGGTCCATCGGCCGGGCTGA